A window of the Cannabis sativa cultivar Pink pepper isolate KNU-18-1 chromosome X, ASM2916894v1, whole genome shotgun sequence genome harbors these coding sequences:
- the LOC115705877 gene encoding uncharacterized protein LOC115705877 — protein MEGERSKAAHWLNLIFTEPYYMYHFLAFFSYFVIRTSSVSVLSPTFANRLIYREIQAVLAFGVLTAIKMVREETWEGFIGDTLFFAKIFLVPLALMMDYNLALWYIVAFSVMYILTQQPAFQGSGTSSKLTPLQLEALLTEGNTSRFWLVELRSSYSSDCIRTSRFFPELSITYSNKNLSFAMVDLGVFPNAAEKFGLFLGSMDQLPTYILFENATAVARFPDFVLEHKGYHPTITKRFLSRYFELDRRLLEYVNGK, from the exons ATGGAGGGTGAGCGCAGTAAAGCGGCGCATTGGCTCAACTTAATATTCACCGAGCCCTATTACATGTACCATTTCCTCGCTTTCTTTTCTTACTTCGTTATCCGTACATCTTCAGTCTCAGTACTCAGTCCTACATTCGCCAATCGCCTCATTTATCGA GAAATTCAAGCGGTTTTGGCCTTTGGCGTTTTAACTGCTATCAAG ATGGTTAGAGAAGAAACCTGGGAAGGGTTTATTGGCGATACTCTGTTTTTTGCAAAG ATTTTTCTCGTTCCTCTTGCATTAATGATGGATTATAATCTGGCCCTTTGGTACATTGTTGCCTTTTCAG TTATGTATATTTTAACACAACAACCTGCTTTCCAAGGATCAG GTACTTCTAGTAAATTAACACCTCTACAGCTAGAAGCCTTGTTAACTGAAGGGAACACGTCAAGATTTTGGCTG GTAGAGTTGCGTTCCTCCTATTCATCTGATTGCATACGCACAAGTCGGTTCTTTCCTGAGCTCTCAATTAC ATACTCAAACAAAAATTTATCTTTTGCAATGGTTGACCTTGGAGTATTCCCAAATGCTGCAGAAAAGTTTGGACTATTTCTTG GGAGCATGGATCAGCTTCCCACGTACATCTTGTTTGAGAATGCAACTGCAGTTGCTCGTTTTCCAGATTTTGTTTTGGAGCACAAAGGTTATCATCCTACCATAACAAAG AGATTTCTTTCCAGATATTTTGAACTTGATCGGCGCCTACTTGAATATGTAAATGGTAAATAG